Within Halococcus salsus, the genomic segment GTTTCTGATGAACCGAGTGCGCTACCACCACGATCAGCCGACTCAGGCGCCCGGAAAAACAAGTGCTAATCAATAGAGTCGAAGTACACAGCGGGAGGGCGTAATTCCTTTCCAGATAGATGCCCGATCTTTGGCATGGTCGAAGAACGAGGGCTAATTGAATGTGACAATTGCCACTTGGTGTATGGCTACCATCATGACGATACTGTAGAAGAGTGTAGGGTATGTGGCGGCGGTTCTCTTACCACGATTCAAGTCGCGGGAGTCAGCGAGCGGCGTAACGAAAATCAGCGTGATCTTGAGCGGGACGGCGAGTGGGAAGAGAAGAGAGATGACCAGATGTGAGTACTAAGCACTTATCGTCACGGATCCTATTGTCTAGTGCAAAGATCATTCAATGAAACGGCCTGATGACACGACCATCATCGTGTGTCAGTACACAGCACGTTCCTAAACCACAAACTAGCGAACTCCTTTGTGGTTTCCCCCTCTGTCTGATGCTATGACTGAGAAGGATCGGCGACAAGGTATTGAATTTGGAGAATTCAGCGATTCCATGGCGTCGCTAAACTATCCAGTCAACCACGATGACCTTCTCAGACAGCATGGCGACGCTGAACTCCATCTCCCTACTGGTACCACCACCCTTCGCGAAGTACTCGGTACCCTCCAAGATGAGGATCACACCTATCGAGACGAGGAAGAACTCAAGACAATGATTGTGAACACAGTTGGAGATGGGGCGATCGGCCGAAAGAACTACTCTGATCGTGATCCCCCTGGTCTTGGTGAGGAGCGACCAGACGAAGGTGCACCTGGCCAGAGTGTCGATGATCAAGAGTCAATCTGACAGAATATTCACGCACTATTGGTGGTCGGTGAAACTCCGACTCGTATAGGTTGACTGCGGTAGCGGACGCAGTACTCACAATCTGGTGACTTCATTTTGAGTATTGGAGATTCAATCGTCTTTGGCATGGTCACTATCATCATCTGCATCGAACTCTTCATTGCAGCCGAGACACCGATATATACCGACAGCACCACCCTCAATCCGCTGAACGTTATCTGACCCACAGTTAGGGCAGGTGGGTCCACCGGTATCAGAAGAGTCGCTCATTTTCTTCGCCAGAAAATCGCCACCATGCCCCATTAAGAATTCGGAAAATCGCTAGGAACAGATAGTATCATAAAGTATGTTGAGGCGAGACAAAACGATACAAAAAGTACATGGAGATCCCCGAGATCTCCACTTTCGACCTTAGCTATAACTCCATCGGCTAGAGGACGACGGAAAGACTGAACCCCCTGAGATTAACTTTGGCTTTGAGCTAGTCTCCTAATCTTCCGTCCAATACATGAGCGATTCTTTGCTGACA encodes:
- a CDS encoding DUF5789 family protein, whose protein sequence is MTEKDRRQGIEFGEFSDSMASLNYPVNHDDLLRQHGDAELHLPTGTTTLREVLGTLQDEDHTYRDEEELKTMIVNTVGDGAIGRKNYSDRDPPGLGEERPDEGAPGQSVDDQESI